Proteins from a single region of Hydra vulgaris chromosome 12, alternate assembly HydraT2T_AEP:
- the LOC136088381 gene encoding uncharacterized protein LOC136088381, with the protein MSAVSSDFGYLSGHSLSKSSVDELKKKAANLSQIDKADLDSSDFQSEMASFKYQAAAMMDNFEKSSPIDILQLIYKYSLTDAYPNTTIAIRIFLTIPVTVATCERSFSKLKLIKHYMRSTIGQERLSSLAMISIENEVANNIDFDDVINEFASRKARKVAFPLKNEALI; encoded by the coding sequence ATGTCTGCTGTATCCTCTGATTTTGGCTACCTCAGTGGGCATTCACTCTCTAAAAGTTCAGTGGATGAACTCAAGAAAAAAGCTGCAAATTTATCTCAAATTGACAAGGCAGATTTAGATTCTTCCGATTTCCAGTCAGAAATGGCAAGCTTTAAATATCAAGCTGCCGCAATGATGGACAACTTTGAAAAATCTAGCCCGATCGACATTTTGCAgctcatttataaatattctttgaCCGATGCTTATCCCAACACAACAATTGCTATTCGCATCTTCCTCACCATACCAGTCACAGTTGCTACGTGTGAGAGAAGTTTCAGTAAACTTAAGCTCATAAAACACTATATGAGGTCAACAATTGGCCAAGAACGTTTGTCTAGTTTGGCTATGATTTCAATTGAAAATGAAGTGGCAAACAACATTGATTTTGATGATGTCATTAATGAATTTGCCTCAAGAAAAGCCAGAAAAGTGGCATTCCCTCTAAAAAATGAAGCGTTGATTTGA